The sequence GGATTGTTAAGTCCTGACTGAATTGGAGTCTTGCAAAACACTTGTAAAACTTAAATTCTAGTGAAAATCTTCCTAAAAAGAAGTGACATGGGAGTTTTCattctccgaacatccagaaataTTTCTTAGtattatatttatttcattTGAGCTATAATATTTGTGTTATATCTGTAATATGACCTCCTTCCCCATATTTTAATATGTTGGTTGATTGACATCGACAGTTAAGAAAAACTAGTGGTTTAGTTGACTTCTCAGCTGAACTAATCATTTGTAGaagaaaaattttaaagtgGTGTGATGCAACGTACACTTCTAAATGATAGGATCATCCTAGAAATAAAATTTCACatcatgtaaaaaaaaatattccttTGATGGTGAATTAGATCTGGAGAAAACACACCACAAGACATATAGTTAACAAAGTCAACATACcaggaaaatttaaaattacctTGAAAATATGCTCATCCAAAAAATTTTCTTGGATGAATCAAGTTTTCTCCTTCTCTTCTAACTCAAGATGAGAAAAATGATCTACTAAAAATTTTTCACTACCGTTATTGTCTCAGAtaccaaaatcaaaatcatggaggatgatgatgtcgattttttcctccgggttcggtctggtagtgCGGATCTCCAACTCTTCAATAaaccgggtcgggtcgggcatGACGGAGCTCTGCACATACAGAAGCTAAATTAGGGGGCGCCGAAGgtttttcggcgtgacccctctgatgtctaagtcagtgctcgaaaagtgaaagagcttgacaaaaagtaagaacaagagaatatgcgtgcgtgagtgtgtgaacaagaagtgaatagaagagatgaatcaataaatcatgaaccatacctgtatttataggggcttGGAGGGGTCGGTTACCTTGTCAAGGTAGAACAGGTGTTAGAGTAGGACTCTACTCGGGTAGGAGCCTTGACCAAGTAGGACTCTAACATCAACTTAAAGATAATGCCAAATCTTGGATTCATTGAATATTATCCTTATCGGTTGCAGATCTTCCTGTGTCCGAGAGTCCTGGAAGGTTCTAGATATTGGGCCCATCGtgggctcgggtcgggctcCAAACATACCAGTTAGGGCTCAAGCCAATGAATTTATAATCATGATCCCATTCCCTAACAGGGCCATCCCAGACTgggcttctcataaaataataCTAGATGGGCCTCAAAGTGTATTTCCAAAATTATGGAttattgggctcgggtcgggttaGACCCGTATATTTTTTAAGGACATCAATAGTACCTCCTCTACTGGTCTAAAGAAGTATGAAATTTAGACCATATAGTCCTCTGAACGGACCCCGAGCCCTATATATCATGCTTGTAATGTAATATACCACAATGTGTTTTCTGTGAATGGTCCGAATCTCGATCCTCGTCATGTGCTTTCTCTGGACGGTAGAGATCTCGCGACAGTACGATTTCCGAGAGATTCCCTGAATGACGTGGCCCGCCCCGGATCGCTGATCGTTATTCTAATCCAATGATCGAGATCAATCCAATCCTCCTATAAATTGGACGGTAAAAACTTCATTTTTCACTTTTACAGCGTGGGCGTTACTCTTTCAAAATTCAGAGAGCTCTCCAGACCCGAGCTAAGACGACCGGACTGCACTGGTTCCTTTCAAAACCCTGTTATCTATTTTCCTTCTTTGTAAGTTTTATCCTTCCCATAGAAATTAAAAATGTCTTCCCCGGACGAAAACGTAGTCCGGGAAATGGTAGCCTTTATAGAGGGTTCTCCTCCCCCTGAAATTCTCGAACATAATGACTTTTCAGAGTCAGATGCCGACCCGAGCCCATCTGAGACTCAGGAGGCCAAGATGCGGAGGCTTTATGCACTTAGATCCGACGAAACACGATTACGGGAGGAGGGTAAACACTGGTTTGAGGTTTTAGCCTCCCACTTAGGTCCAGACATGGGTCCGATCATCAGGGACAGGTCAGGGATGCCCGACACTTATGACCTCATACTTCTCGGTCGACGAGACCGAGCTCACAAACCCCCCAAGGGTTTTTTAAGTTTTAGTCTAGCCCAGGTCAAGATGGGACTTAGGTTTCCCGTTCCCGAGATGATCGTATCCTTGTGTCAATATTTCTGTATATGCCCGAGCCAACTGACCCCTAACTCTTTTAGCTCTATCTTATCCCTAGGAgtcttgttttgttttttccGGGTTCCTTTAGATGTTGGGAATTTTACCAAATTCCTTCAAATCAAGAAGACAGCCCCGGGTTGATTTTATATTTCTATCCGACCCGAGTAAAAATTTTTAAAGGGAAAACCGAGCTCTCACAAGGGCTGGAACAATAGATTCTTCTTTGTTCGTCCTGAGCCCGAGCAGCCTTGGAGGTGTCGATCCAACTGGGCAATGAACTTTACTTCCCCTGATTTTCCTGCTCAGCCCAGCCATAATTTCACCAACTTCCTTGCCACCTTATCTGAAAAAACCTTTCACATTGAAAGCCTAATCAAGGAAGACCTGCTTTGCAAATATGGCTTTTGTAGGAAAGGGATAGAGGTCCAGGGTGACTTAGGTAGGAACACTTAACTTTTCATTCacctatttcttttattttcccATGCACTCGTATCaacctttttctttttctttatttaCAGACGAAATAATAATCGAGGTTGAAATGACTGCTGACTTTCGAGCCACAACCAAGAGATTGAAGCGGAAGAAACCCGAGGCGTATGCAGAATCTGCCACTGAATATGACCAGCAGATTCCCGACCAGAAATCCAAAAAGACTTCTAAAAAAGTCCGAGGAGATGAAACCCCGAGCAAGACTAAGCCCCTTCCTCAAGCCAACATCGCTGCTCCCGGCAAGGGGAAGGAAAAAGTTTACATTGATCTCGGGTCCCTTCCCGAGCATATGGAGCAAGGTGATCCCGACCACCCCTACAGTCCGGGAGTCTCCTGCTTTGCCTGACCAGACCAGCCCGAGAGTCTGAATATTTTGCAGCACATGGTCTCTACAGAAGACCTGGAGATAGTCCGGGCAGTTTCGGACAAAGAGGCTGAGGAATCTCTGCCTTGACCCTCATGCAGGTAATCTCTTATTATTTGTAaacttttgtttgttttttatttttcttttccttgtaaccaatattttatatttttctttctaggCCATGGTCTGGGCGGGGTAGATTACTGCTCGATCTTATAAGGCCCGAACTGACCACTCTCTGAACCAAGATGCTTTGGTGAAACGGATAGCCTCTTTGACCGGGCAAATCCGCGATCTTAAAGATGCTCATGGTCAGGAAGTTCATGACATGAGGTCGGACATAGTGACTGCTCAGGATGGATGGGATGCGGCTAAGGAGCGCATCAAGGAGTTGGAAGATGCTCTTATGGCTAAGGATCAAGAGTTTGAGGCTGAATGGGCCAAGAAGAAAACCGACTTCCTCACTTCTTCTGATTTTGCCGACCTGTGCGCTGAGAAGAACGTGGCCTTTTTTGAAGACAGCTTCAAGGGGTTCCTAGCTCAGATTCGAGCTGAGGGTTATTCTGAAGCCTAGCATCCTTTCTCCTCCCTCGACTCTGCCAAGGCTTTGGATGACTTGCCTGACGAGAAAGAGAGGTCCGAGTCAGAAGGGCCCGGGCAGGAAGTGAAGAAACCCGAGCAAGACGAAGATGTTGTTTCTTAGTATTTTTCTCTCTTATTGTAAAAAACAATGTCCCAAACAAGTTCCACTTTAAGAACCTGTGCGGTCTTCTTTTTGGTTTTTAATTTGTTCCGTATTATTTGTTAATTATGAATGGATGACCCATGTTGGGTGCAtgaattgtttaaaatttttccaaGTATAATATTGATTCCCGAGCTGgaaatttaacaaaattttgtcaTGTATAATATTGATTCCCGAGCTGggaatttaacaaaattttgtcaAGTATAATATTGATTCCAGAGCTGGaaatttaacaaaaatttgTCAAGTAAAATATCAATTCTCGAGCTGgaaatttaacaaaattttgtcaAGTATAATATCGATTCCCGAGCTGgcaatttaacaaaattttgtcaAGTATAATATTGATCCCCGAGCTGCGAATTTACCCACCATTTATGAAAGTTTTACTAAGTGTGAAATAAAATTCCTGAGCTGGaaacttaacaaaattttgtcaAGTATAATATCGATTCTCGAGCTGgaaatttaacaaaattttacccAGTATGAAATGGACTTCCGaactggaatttcaatgaaataAACCTCCAAGGACTATAGCCAAAATATTGCTAAGTATTAAATGGATTCCCGTGCTGGAAACTTAACAATATTTCGCCAAGTATGAAGTGGATTTTCGAGCTGGatctttaacaaaattttggtgTGAAATGCCGACCATAAGTTGTGTGGTAaatgccgagctggtcgggctttaatttgaccacgaatggcgtggtgagtgccaagctggtcgggctttaatttgaccacgaatggggtggtgagtgccgagctggtcgggctttaatttgatcacgaatggcgtggtgagtgccgagctggtAGGGCTTTAATTTGaacacgaatggcgtggtgagtgccgagatggtcgggctttaatttgaccacgaatggcgtggtgagtgccgagctggtcgggctttaatttgatcacgaatggcgtggtgagtgctGAGCTGACCGGGCTttaatttgaccacgaatggcatgGTGTTTGACAAAAATATGTCGTTTTCTCATAAGTAATTTCCAACATAAATctcaaaaattaagaaataacaAAAGGACTACTACTactatcaaatttaaaaacaagaataacaaaataacTCACAGCCCATTACTCCTAAGAGGTCAAGTAATTCCCCAAATCTGGTCGAGACTCTAAGAGTAATACTTCTTCAAGTGTTgagcattccatggccttttccCTCTCTTTCCTTGGGCGTATTCCAAATAATAAGCGGTCACTCATGCCTTCCCTATCACCTTGAATGGTTCTTCATACTTTGCATCCAGCTTCCCTCTCTCTCCATGGTGTTGAATTTTCCTCATAACCAAGTCTCCCTCTTGAAAAGTTCGGGGATAAACCTTTTTGTTATAGGCTCGGGTCATTCTCTTGCGATAAGCTATTAGCCTGACCGATGCTCTAGCTCGAATTTCTTCCACTAGATCCAAGTCCATTGCTCTTAGCTTATTGTTGTTAGGGCCGTAGGCTATTATCCGAGCACTTTCTTGTCCAATCTCGGCAGGAAGGACTGCCTCAGTCCCGTACACCATATTGTAGGGTGTCTCATCCGTTCCTGACCTTGTTGTGGTTCGGTAAGACCATAAGACggatggaagttcatccaccCATTTTCCCCTTGCTGAATCTAACCTGGTCTTAAGTGTTTGCACAATAGTTCTGTTAGTAACCTCCACTTGTCCATTCCCTTGAGGATATGCAACAGATGTAAAAATTTGTTCAATTTTCATCTATTTACACCAAGCTTGGACCTTAGAGCCACAAAATTGTCTTCCATTGTCCGATATGAGCCTGCGCGGTATTCCTAAcggacaaaaaatatttttccacaAGAAATTTAGCACTTTCTTTTATGTGATTTTTGCCAAGGGCTCAGCCTCGACCCACTTTGAAAAGTAATCGACAGCTACTAACAAAAATTTTCTATGACCCGTACTAACTGGGAATGGTCCAACAATGTCCATTCCCCATTGATCGAAAGGACAGGCGGCTACTACTGCCCTCATAAACTCCGCGGGCTTCCATTGTAAGTTAGCATGCCTCTGGAAATTGTAACATGAGTTGACCAGGGCAGATGCGTCCTTCTTCATGGTGGGCCAGAAAAACCCGGCGAGTAGAGCCTTCCGAGCTAAGGCTATACTACCCAAGTGATTTCCACAACAACCTTCATGTATTTCTCGTAGGACATAATTAGCCTCGTCCGAGCCAAGACACttgagaagaggttgggagaatGACCTCTTGAAAAGTATTCTATCAACCATCACAAAACGTAAGGCTCTTCTTTTAATTTCCCGAGCCTTCTTACTGTCGTTCAGGAGCTCATTCTTGGTTAGGTATTTGTGTATTTCATATCTCCAATCTCCTTCTAGTACGTCCGCTATTATTTCATCTAGGCTTTCAAGTTGAGATACCATCTCTTTTCCCTTCAGTCCAGGCTTGGATGGTTCTCCAACGGAACTTGCAAGACGGGCCACGTGATCGGCCTTTGTATTTTCAGTTCTCGGGATCAATTCCATAGTGAGATCGGTAAAATCTTCCTTGGCTTTGTCCAATGCTTAGGCATAGTTTATCATCTTTTCATTCTTGGTTTCAAACTTCCCCTTACTCTATTGTATGGCCAACTGTGAATCCGAATAAAGGGTAGCTCGGGATATACCGAGATTCCGAGCAGCCTTTAGTCCGAGAAAGAGTTCTTCATATTCTGCTTCATTATTAGATTCTCGGAAATCCAACCTT comes from Henckelia pumila isolate YLH828 chromosome 4, ASM3356847v2, whole genome shotgun sequence and encodes:
- the LOC140861598 gene encoding uncharacterized protein, with protein sequence MEASMDVEPELISELKVLPEHLAAQNLDKNGVLQELFVYLAVTPRAASSVLVRKEGVNHLPVYFVSHALKGAELNYMTQEKLALALVITARKIRPYFLSHPITVLTNSALGKIAANPDASGRLINWITELRSGVGIVIVSPWGDETNISIRLDFRESNNEAEYEELFLGLKAARNLALDKAKEDFTDLTMELIPRTENTKADHVARLASSVGEPSKPGLKGKEMVSQLESLDEIIADVLEGDWRYEIHKYLTKNELLNDSKKAREIKRRALRFVMVDRILFKRSFSQPLLKCLGSDEANYVLREIHEGCCGNHLGSIALARKALLAGFFWPTMKKDASALVNSCYNFQRHANLQWKPAEFMRAVVAACPFDQWGMDIVGPFPMKIEQIFTSVAYPQGNGQVEVTNRTIVQTLKTRLDSARGKWVDELPSVLWSYRTTTRSGTDETPYNMVYGTEAVLPAEIGQESARIIAYGPNNNKLRAMDLDLVEEIRARASVRLIAYRKRMTRAYNKKVYPRTFQEGDLVMRKIQHHGERGKLDAKYEEPFKVIGKA